The Montipora foliosa isolate CH-2021 chromosome 1, ASM3666993v2, whole genome shotgun sequence DNA segment CTTTCCTGCAAAGATGCATTCATACTCTAGACACTACATGTACACCATacatacaggggcacccaacgaggatatagttcaaaacaaattaaacatagcattgtcaaacgtattttagtatttaaacggtagatataggcatatttttatcccctaaaatttttcatctgttcggatttcctagctgaaagtctagtgatccgaaaattatagggattaaaatttaccttttcgaaaatttcagccagaaaaaaggctcccgaaaattctaggtgacctttttaggttaaaaatccgttaaaaatgggcgattataccattttttagatgttcgcaggcaagtaagaaattttacaacaaatgttccgaaaactCTAGATCTCagatcgtcttccgaacagatattttccaaaaattgacgttgggtgcccctgtacatACAGCACAACATCCGAAAACAGTCGCAAATAAATCCCTGTGGACATTATGTAAATGCTAGTTGCCGATTAGTTCAATGAAATACGTGCGTAGGAACTTGTTGGAAGTAGGATCTCGTCCGCTCGCCCACAATGAGTGTAAAATCCGTCGTTCGAGGACGACACATACCGATAACCAAAAATGGCTAACGTACGTGACACATGACTAAGCAAAACGTAATGCAGAAGTGTgatcaagggcacccaacgtcacttgtcggaaaatatctgttcggtaGACGATTCAAGATCTAGaaatttcggaacatttgttgtagaattccttgcttgcctgcctgtcctaggattttcgaacatctaaaacatggtataattgcccattttaaacggatttttaccctaaaaaagtCACCTCGAATTtttgggagccttttttctgggtgaaattttcgaaaaggtaagttttgatccctataattttcggatcactagactttcagctagggaatccgaagagatgaaacatttttaggggataaaaatatgcctatatctaccgtttaaatactaaaatacgtttaacaatgctatgtttaagtggttttgaactatattctcgttagGGCCATTGTAATGTCTAACCAAGAGGAAATTGAACATGGTGTAAATACAATTAAACCGGTCCTGCTTTTTTTGCTGAAATCATGACAACCGTTATCCGATATGTATTACGCTAGCATTACGGAAATATTTATTAGCGAAACTCAGTCTTATTCAATTCTTAACTCAACTCTCTAAAGACTTCTAAAAGATTTAGAGTGCGGACAACAGGAAGTGGTTACAAAGACGTCACTCACGTACTGTCTGAAAGCACGTCATATGCGCTACAGGTCTGCCGTTGATGCGGTTGCGTAAAAAAAATTCGGCTTCTGTTGTCACTTACAACTCAAGTTGTCTGGAAGTCGTAGTCAGGACTGCGCGGCGGTGTTTGAACTCATTTGAGGTGGAAGCGTTCAAAACAATGGGGGAAACCAAAATAGGCATAAGGTCTTCTTCTTCTCATCGGAAGCGAAAGCACGAATCAAACTCAGTCTAAGAACTCGCCGGATTGAGAACAGAGAACAATTAAAACTTATTAGAAGGGTTGCAGATGACCATCGAACAAATTACGTGATGAGTCATGGAAATGTCTTATTCAATTGTCGATATATGAGGCACTGTTAGGTGAGTAGTATAGTAAGGGAAGTGGTCAAAACAAGTATACTCGAAGAGGACCCACCTTGTTTTtaaggggaggggtggtatacAAGACACCATCTACTTGATGAACCTCATGAACAAATATTATTGACCTGAAGGTGGGAGGGATGGGGTACAAGAAGATACCACCATCGTTTTCGATGTATGGCGGGTCCTGCCCATGTACATTTGTTATGACTATTTTCCTAACTTGTTTGTTTCACTGAGAATGCTTTTACTTTTACACAGTTCCACAGGGGGCAAGAGATAAGTTCTCCGACTTTAATTTGTGGGTTTCATCATAAGCTATCGTGAGTCAGTGTGTGGGTTTAATGACTCCCCATTTTAGCCAGCTTTTGTGTACTAGGAGTGGGTTTCATCATAAGCTATCGTGAGTCAGTGTGTGGGTTTAATGACTCCCCATTTTAGCCAGCTTTTGTGTACGAGCTGGAACTGGAAATTCGACTATAACACTACGTTATGATATCCTAgaacaaaataactttttttttctggcgcCAAAATGACGTTGCGGTAAGTATTCTAGCTTTTTGTTGAATTCAGAGAATTTAAGAGAAGTTAGGATTGActttttctcggaaattgaAAGTTAGCTAAAGTTGCTTTAATGAAATTCAATATCAAGTGACGAGAAGacgtcatttaaaaaaaaccagcaaacCAATCGGGACTTCGAAACCCTTAGCCTTGCAAAAAATCGAGACTCCGAGACACCTTcgtataaaaaacgagactgcgagacgcacataaccgctgaAAAAACGATACTgcgaaattcgactaaaatgtTGCGAGATCCAGAGTTTTTGAAggaccattcgccaccccttcaaaagttaccttttcgaaaatatcagccagaaaaaggctctcgaaaattctaggtgaccttttaaggGTAAAAATCCTTTTAAAATGGACAATTATACCTTTttgtagatgttcgaaaatcctaggacaggcaggcaagcaagaaattctagatctcaaatcgtcttacgaacagatattttccgaaaattgactttGGGTGCACCTGACTACATTCCACTTTCCACTTCTATGACATGGAACATTTTGCTTGAGTGGAACTCAATATCAAAGAAACTGTTTCTGCCCTGAAAAGCCAACTTATCCTATTCCTTATTACTTTTTAAATATTACTTTCCAGGCCTGCGTGCATAAATGGCTTAACTTATTACAGGCTTCTACAAATAAAAAGGCCGCTTACTTGTTGAAATATGTAAGCTAGTTCATGACTATACTTCTAGTCTGACTGCCCATTGAAGATTTCTATAATTAACTAAAGTTCTTTTCTGTACATTTAATGAAGAAAATACCTTGAAAATTTGCAATCTATTTTGGGGCGTTATTGCGAAACTTAGACGAATGGAATGCTGTACAATATTCTTATCGTTGTTCCAATACTTGGCAATTAGGATTCTGGTCGAAATTTCTTTGGTTTGGCATGTGGCATACATGTTGCTCCCAGATAAATGTTTGTAATCTGTGTAATCTGTAGTTCCGGCAATTATTTCCTGAAATGTACGTAATTATATGCACGCTCAATTTTGAGAAGCAGTCTAAATTATTCCTAGATGCTCCCTATTTCTAGCAATAAGGTAACCGTAAGGGTTAGCGTGATTTTCTTTGGGCGAGGGTAAATGCAGTTGCTTCTTTTTACTTAAGAACCAGTTTGTGGCCATAATTGTCACTTTTAACAGCTCCTCTCGATACCTAACAGCCTTAATCAGTGTTCACCTTAGCGTGTGTTACATACGAAAATATTTTACGGCAGAAAGAATTGCTAGTGGTTTCAAGTCAGTTTAGTCTAATAGTACGTTATTGGCATGGAGTACATCCTGCCAGCTTGAATTGCACAGTTGGGAGTCATGTTCACTCCAGCTGGTACTAGAGGTGCCTGAGAATAATTTGGTTCGAAGCCTATTTGGCCACACGTTCCACCTCCCTGATCAACGTACCACACGGGTACAGAGTAGACATAGCTTGGTCTCGCTACCAGCTTTGTTGTATGGACAGGAGCTTGAGAAAACTGTGGCTGGCGTTGTGCGACATTGACAGGAAGACTTTCCGTGGCCGTTACCACATGGCATCCTTGCGGCAAGTAGCACACAGCACTCTGGTGATCCAAATAGTTTGGGCCAAAAGAAGCCGTGTTGCTGATTGGAGATGGAAATTGTTGGCTGCTGCTTTGGTAGTGGCCAACCGCGTTCGTTGTCAGTGAGAAATTGCGACTAACATGTTGCATGCCATCGGGAGTCAGTGGCTTAAGCCCACCCTGAGAGATCATCATTGCTTGAGTCGGTGCAGAATACACTGAGTAGACGGTATCGTACGAAACGTTTCCAGAATAGTTAGAGGAAAATTTCTTTTCCTCGACATCCCAATCGGTTCCATTCATCATAGTAAAGCTTTGCTCAGAACTTGTTGGGGAAGATGGAACACTGGAAAGCTTTGTAACGACTGTGCCTTCTTGATGAGGAGCCTCTTTTGGGGTCTTGGGCTTTGCACCGATGTAAGCGAGGTCTACGTTGGCTCGTCTTCCGTCAATTATGGGCCTTTTGTTCACACAGGCCCTTTCTGCGccttcttttgttgccatggtaaccttaAAAGGTAAAAGAGAGAACACATGCAGAAATAAGACAATTTACATATTAAGCCAAAAGTATTTTAGATTCTGAAGAAATTATGGAGAGACCTATAGCTATTCCTAGTTTTCAGGACTGGGCGATTCATCAATACTTCGGATATCCAACTTTAACTCACACCGTTTGACAGCCAGGCccgagttgttcaaacgatggatatcgctatccaccggataaatcactaaccaGTGGATAcgtcatagcaaaaccaattgcgctattcAATATATagagttatccaccttttgaacaactggggccagctgAAATGGTTTAAAATACCCCCAGGTTAATTAAGATCGGACCGGTAGCAGGGGATAAAATTGTTAACGGTTAATCACTCAATTTTTGAGGCAGCATTTGATGTTAGTTGCTGGTATGGCGAGTGGGCTTACGAACCTCTGTAATCTTGTAATATTGTACCATTGTATCATATTTAATATTGTAAGTTTTTCTTTACAATGCTAAAGTAAATGTTGTAATAAACacgaataaataataataataatagtattattattactattattattattattattattattattattatgctagC contains these protein-coding regions:
- the LOC138000244 gene encoding uncharacterized protein isoform X4 encodes the protein MTEVEDDTKFTKLFVGGIPYHTDDETMKEYFLQFDDIVEAVIIREKNSQRSKGYGFVTMATKEGAERACVNKRPIIDGRRANVDLAYIGAKPKTPKEAPHQEGTVVTKLSSVPSSPTSSEQSFTMMNGTDWDVEEKKFSSNYSGNVSYDTVYSVYSAPTQAMMISQGGLKPLTPDGMQHVSRNFSLTTNAVGHYQSSSQQFPSPISNTASFGPNYLDHQSAVCYLPQGCHVVTATESLPVNVAQRQPQFSQAPVHTTKLVARPSYVYSVPVWYVDQGGGTCGQIGFEPNYSQAPLVPAGVNMTPNCAIQAGRMYSMPITYY
- the LOC138000244 gene encoding uncharacterized protein isoform X2, whose amino-acid sequence is MDDATRNLISQSSCSSKSFGTLKDLEINHKTQKAFKMTEVEDDTKFTKLFVGGIPYHTDDETMKEYFLQFDDIVEAVIIREKNSQRSKGYGFVTMATKEGAERACVNKRPIIDGRRANVDLAYIGAKPKTPKEAPHQEGTVVTKLSSVPSSPTSSEQSFTMMNGTDWDVEEKKFSSNYSGNVSYDTVYSVYSAPTQAMMISQGGLKPLTPDGMQHVSRNFSLTTNAVGHYQSSSQQFPSPISNTASFGPNYLDHQSAVCYLPQGCHVVTATESLPVNVAQRQPQFSQAPVHTTKLVARPSYVYSVPVWYVDQGGGTCGQIGFEPNYSQAPLVPAGVNMTPNCAIQAGRMYSMPITYY
- the LOC138000244 gene encoding uncharacterized protein isoform X3, yielding MDDATRNLISQSSCSSKSFGTLKAFKMTEVEDDTKFTKLFVGGIPYHTDDETMKEYFLQFDDIVEAVIIREKNSQRSKGYGFVTMATKEGAERACVNKRPIIDGRRANVDLAYIGAKPKTPKEAPHQEGTVVTKLSSVPSSPTSSEQSFTMMNGTDWDVEEKKFSSNYSGNVSYDTVYSVYSAPTQAMMISQGGLKPLTPDGMQHVSRNFSLTTNAVGHYQSSSQQFPSPISNTASFGPNYLDHQSAVCYLPQGCHVVTATESLPVNVAQRQPQFSQAPVHTTKLVARPSYVYSVPVWYVDQGGGTCGQIGFEPNYSQAPLVPAGVNMTPNCAIQAGRMYSMPITYY
- the LOC138000244 gene encoding uncharacterized protein isoform X1, which gives rise to MQTPANSIQFFPDLEINHKTQKAFKMTEVEDDTKFTKLFVGGIPYHTDDETMKEYFLQFDDIVEAVIIREKNSQRSKGYGFVTMATKEGAERACVNKRPIIDGRRANVDLAYIGAKPKTPKEAPHQEGTVVTKLSSVPSSPTSSEQSFTMMNGTDWDVEEKKFSSNYSGNVSYDTVYSVYSAPTQAMMISQGGLKPLTPDGMQHVSRNFSLTTNAVGHYQSSSQQFPSPISNTASFGPNYLDHQSAVCYLPQGCHVVTATESLPVNVAQRQPQFSQAPVHTTKLVARPSYVYSVPVWYVDQGGGTCGQIGFEPNYSQAPLVPAGVNMTPNCAIQAGRMYSMPITYY